One Actinosynnema pretiosum DNA segment encodes these proteins:
- a CDS encoding S1 family peptidase, whose amino-acid sequence MAKTLRRLAKFIGLGVAAAAIGLMTTPVSSASDVTPFIVGGARASISEAPWAVYLASSSGSQFCGGTLVKANKVVTAAHCVAGRSASSTRVVIGREDKQSTAGTVATVSSIWSHPSYRTATSGYDVAVLTLGTSVSGTYLPLATPSDTALYAAGTNAVAYGWGATCSGCSTSRYLLKVTVPVTSDATCKTAYSQYSNTSMVCAGVPAGGKDTCQGDSGGPLVAGGKLIGATSWGNGCALPNYPGVYARVAAYYSVLSAQIG is encoded by the coding sequence ATGGCGAAAACCCTGCGTCGCCTGGCGAAGTTCATCGGCCTGGGCGTGGCTGCCGCCGCGATCGGCCTGATGACCACCCCGGTGTCCTCGGCGTCCGACGTCACCCCGTTCATCGTGGGCGGCGCCAGGGCCTCGATCAGCGAGGCCCCCTGGGCGGTGTACCTGGCCTCCTCCTCCGGCTCCCAGTTCTGCGGCGGCACCCTGGTGAAGGCCAACAAGGTCGTCACCGCCGCGCACTGCGTCGCCGGCCGCTCGGCGTCCAGCACCCGCGTGGTGATCGGCCGCGAGGACAAGCAGAGCACCGCGGGCACGGTGGCCACCGTCTCCAGCATCTGGTCGCACCCCAGCTACCGCACCGCGACCAGCGGCTACGACGTGGCCGTGCTGACCCTGGGCACCAGCGTCAGCGGCACCTACCTGCCGCTGGCCACCCCGTCCGACACGGCCCTGTACGCGGCGGGCACCAACGCCGTCGCGTACGGCTGGGGCGCCACCTGCTCCGGCTGCTCCACGTCCCGCTACCTGCTGAAGGTCACCGTCCCGGTCACCTCGGACGCGACCTGCAAGACCGCGTACTCGCAGTACAGCAACACCTCGATGGTGTGCGCGGGCGTCCCGGCCGGTGGCAAGGACACCTGCCAGGGCGACTCGGGCGGCCCGCTCGTGGCGGGCGGCAAGCTGATCGGCGCCACCTCGTGGGGCAACGGCTGCGCACTGCCGAACTACCCCGGCGTGTACGCCAGGGTCGCGGCCTACTACAGCGTGCTGAGCGCGCAGATCGGATGA
- the cobO gene encoding cob(I)yrinic acid a,c-diamide adenosyltransferase → MPQGQPTAVPSDGLTTRQRRNRPLLLVHTGPMKGKSTAAFGLALRGWNQGWDIGVFQFVKSAKWKVGEEAAFRALGELHESTGQGGPVQWHKMGEGWSWSRKAGTEEDHAAAALEGWREIARRIADERHGLYVLDEFTYPLKWGWIDVDEVVEVLVNRPGHQHVVITGRDAPRALVDAADLVVEMTKVKHPMDAGQKGQRGIEW, encoded by the coding sequence ATGCCGCAGGGCCAACCCACCGCCGTGCCGTCGGACGGCCTCACCACCCGCCAGCGCCGCAACCGCCCCCTCCTCCTCGTCCACACCGGCCCGATGAAGGGCAAGTCCACCGCCGCCTTCGGCCTCGCCCTGCGCGGCTGGAACCAGGGCTGGGACATCGGCGTGTTCCAGTTCGTGAAGTCCGCCAAGTGGAAGGTCGGCGAGGAGGCCGCGTTCCGCGCGCTCGGCGAGCTGCACGAGAGCACCGGCCAGGGCGGGCCCGTGCAGTGGCACAAGATGGGCGAGGGCTGGTCCTGGTCCCGCAAGGCGGGCACCGAGGAGGACCACGCCGCCGCCGCGCTGGAGGGCTGGCGCGAGATCGCCCGCCGCATCGCCGACGAGCGGCACGGCCTGTACGTGCTGGACGAGTTCACCTACCCGCTCAAGTGGGGCTGGATCGACGTCGACGAGGTGGTGGAGGTGCTGGTCAACCGCCCCGGCCACCAGCACGTGGTGATCACCGGCCGGGACGCCCCGCGGGCGCTCGTGGACGCCGCCGACCTGGTCGTGGAGATGACCAAGGTCAAGCACCCGATGGACGCGGGCCAGAAGGGCCAGCGGGGGATCGAGTGGTGA
- a CDS encoding cobalt-precorrin-4/precorrin-4 C(11)-methyltransferase, producing the protein MTGRVAFVGAGPGAADLITLRGARRLAEADVVVWAPSVVEAECVREHARPGAELVDFSRVTESEVVEVYRRAAASGQAVVRLHAGDPATWGGLREQHDACLRLGLEIEVVPGVTQVSAAAASVGRELTTSEVAQSLVLASPESAEHVRELAAHGTTLALSASAARADRVAEQLRAGGYADTTPVVIAYKVSLPDAVLVRTTLGELESAVKEHKLYRSTLFLVGDALRAPVRRGAPIGDEPVRQPRASKWRTARATGAESRSEAAWSAVHDLQETARSRWARAREESGADGAELPIARSLAEPAEPAGSVEPTAAGPVAEEPAVDSLPGQAGSPEEAPEPRRKPPVAAARKRTVSVQASTTPRKPAPARGKKSKRTG; encoded by the coding sequence ATGACAGGTCGGGTCGCCTTCGTGGGTGCCGGCCCCGGTGCCGCCGATCTGATCACCCTCCGAGGGGCCAGGCGACTGGCCGAGGCCGACGTCGTCGTGTGGGCCCCGAGCGTGGTCGAGGCCGAGTGCGTGCGCGAGCACGCCCGCCCCGGCGCGGAGCTGGTCGACTTCTCCCGCGTCACCGAGTCCGAGGTCGTCGAGGTCTACCGCAGGGCCGCCGCGAGCGGCCAGGCCGTGGTCCGGCTGCACGCGGGCGACCCCGCCACGTGGGGCGGGCTGCGCGAGCAGCACGACGCGTGCCTGCGGCTGGGGCTGGAGATCGAGGTCGTGCCGGGCGTGACCCAGGTGTCCGCCGCCGCCGCGTCGGTCGGGCGGGAGCTGACCACCTCCGAGGTCGCGCAGTCGCTCGTGCTGGCCAGCCCGGAGAGCGCCGAGCACGTGCGCGAGCTGGCCGCCCACGGCACCACGCTCGCCCTGTCCGCGTCGGCCGCGCGCGCCGACCGCGTCGCCGAGCAGCTGCGCGCGGGCGGGTACGCCGACACGACGCCGGTCGTGATCGCCTACAAGGTGTCGCTGCCGGACGCGGTGCTCGTGCGCACCACGCTGGGCGAGCTGGAGTCGGCGGTCAAGGAGCACAAGCTCTACCGCAGCACGCTGTTCCTGGTCGGGGACGCGCTCAGGGCGCCGGTCCGCAGGGGCGCGCCGATCGGGGACGAGCCGGTGCGCCAGCCCCGCGCCTCGAAGTGGCGGACGGCGCGGGCGACGGGCGCCGAGTCCCGCTCGGAGGCCGCCTGGTCGGCCGTGCACGACCTGCAGGAGACCGCGCGCTCCCGCTGGGCCAGGGCGCGCGAGGAGTCCGGCGCGGACGGCGCGGAGCTGCCCATAGCGCGGTCGCTGGCCGAGCCCGCCGAGCCCGCGGGGTCGGTTGAGCCCACAGCGGCCGGGCCGGTCGCCGAGGAGCCCGCCGTGGACTCGCTGCCCGGTCAGGCCGGTTCCCCCGAGGAGGCGCCGGAGCCGAGGAGGAAGCCCCCGGTCGCGGCGGCGCGCAAGAGGACCGTCTCCGTCCAGGCCAGCACCACCCCGCGCAAGCCCGCCCCGGCGCGCGGGAAGAAGTCCAAGCGCACAGGCTGA
- a CDS encoding cobalamin biosynthesis protein has product MIGLFASTERGRAQAKELAAFLGPDAVVPDGPVAPALRRMWPVLGSAVFFEGSETVVRLVAPLLRDERSDPGVVCVDGAFAIALLGGADALAQRVADVLGRTAVTTAPPTASPLDELLELLDATAEGDAAACGEAMRAGEPVALANPLGFPLPALPDNVLPAGHEAAWTVLLDDRVPRTELGDHVVRVIPRTLVIGIGASAGVTSTDVSGALAKLAADGRLDLRAVRAFATLDRKTEEPGIVDAVEDWGFWHGSTTTPLLGYPGEELAVIPVPNPVELAIGIPSVAEAAALRGAAELSAGGRVEIAAEKVKGARATVAAARVLPRGRLALIGLGPGGADDRTPRAEAELRRASVVVGPPECVDQVRHLLRPGTSVRADGAVRLAEQGVAVALVAPDAGPVVAGPVHADVVRVTGVTGQL; this is encoded by the coding sequence GTGATCGGCTTGTTCGCGTCGACCGAGCGCGGCAGGGCGCAGGCCAAGGAGCTCGCGGCCTTCCTCGGCCCGGACGCCGTCGTCCCCGACGGCCCCGTCGCGCCCGCGCTGCGCCGGATGTGGCCGGTGCTGGGCAGCGCCGTGTTCTTCGAGGGCAGCGAGACCGTCGTCCGCCTCGTGGCCCCCCTGCTGCGCGACGAGCGCTCCGACCCCGGTGTGGTGTGCGTCGACGGCGCGTTCGCCATCGCCCTCCTCGGCGGCGCGGACGCGCTCGCCCAGCGGGTCGCCGACGTGCTCGGCCGCACCGCCGTCACCACCGCCCCGCCCACCGCGTCCCCCCTGGACGAGCTGCTCGAACTGCTCGACGCCACCGCCGAGGGCGACGCCGCGGCGTGCGGCGAGGCGATGCGCGCGGGCGAGCCGGTCGCGCTCGCCAACCCGCTCGGCTTCCCGCTGCCCGCGCTGCCGGACAACGTCCTGCCCGCCGGTCACGAGGCCGCGTGGACGGTGCTGCTGGACGACCGGGTGCCCAGGACCGAGCTGGGCGACCACGTGGTCCGGGTGATCCCCAGGACGCTCGTGATCGGCATCGGCGCGAGCGCCGGCGTCACGTCCACCGACGTCTCCGGCGCGCTCGCCAAGCTCGCCGCCGACGGCAGGCTGGACCTGCGGGCGGTGCGCGCGTTCGCCACGCTCGACCGCAAGACCGAGGAGCCCGGCATCGTCGACGCGGTCGAGGACTGGGGCTTCTGGCACGGCTCCACCACCACGCCCCTGCTCGGCTACCCCGGCGAGGAGCTGGCCGTCATCCCGGTGCCCAACCCGGTGGAGCTGGCCATCGGCATCCCCAGCGTCGCCGAGGCCGCCGCGCTGCGCGGCGCGGCCGAGCTGTCCGCGGGCGGCCGGGTGGAGATCGCCGCCGAGAAGGTCAAGGGCGCGCGGGCCACCGTCGCCGCCGCCCGCGTCCTGCCCAGGGGCAGGCTGGCGCTCATCGGCCTCGGGCCGGGCGGCGCGGACGACCGCACCCCGCGCGCCGAGGCCGAGCTGCGCCGCGCGTCCGTGGTGGTCGGGCCGCCGGAGTGCGTCGACCAGGTCAGGCACCTGCTGCGGCCGGGCACGTCGGTGCGCGCGGACGGCGCGGTCCGGCTGGCCGAGCAGGGCGTCGCGGTGGCGCTGGTGGCGCCGGACGCGGGACCGGTTGTTGCCGGGCCGGTACACGCCGATGTCGTTCGTGTGACCGGAGTCACTGGTCAATTGTGA
- a CDS encoding cobyrinate a,c-diamide synthase yields the protein MSALVVAAPASGSGKTTVATGLMAALRRAGDAVAPFKVGPDYIDPGYHALATGRPGRNLDPVMVGEHRVPELFAHGARGADLAVVEGVMGLFDGRIDTDGVGSTAHVAKLLGAPVLFVVDARGQSRSLAALLHGFRGYDPGVRLGGVVLNQVGSPRHEQVLRSACADVGLDVLGVLPRDDRFALPSRHLGLVTAAEHGHEAVAAVEAVADAVGAHVDLAAVRALAATANPVAARAWDPEAEIAAAIENPGAATVPGARRPVIAVAGGPAFTFGYAEHPELLRAAGAEVVVFDPLRDETLPASTSGLLLPGGFPEQHVAELSANEPLRAAITALARAGAPVHAECGGLLYLAKSLDGAPMCGVVDSEAAMTPRLVLGYRDAVAPVDSVLLPVGARVTGHEFHRTALSTPHGADPAWRWRGHDGRPAAEGFVLGNVHASYLHTHPASIPGAAHRFTAACAAWGHPPA from the coding sequence GTGAGCGCGCTGGTCGTCGCCGCCCCGGCCTCGGGCAGCGGCAAGACCACCGTCGCCACCGGGCTCATGGCGGCGCTGCGCCGCGCGGGCGACGCGGTGGCCCCGTTCAAGGTCGGCCCCGACTACATCGACCCCGGCTACCACGCGCTCGCCACCGGCCGCCCCGGTCGCAACCTGGACCCGGTCATGGTCGGCGAGCACCGGGTGCCCGAGCTGTTCGCGCACGGCGCGCGCGGCGCGGACCTGGCCGTGGTCGAGGGCGTCATGGGCCTGTTCGACGGGCGGATCGACACCGACGGCGTCGGTTCCACCGCGCACGTGGCCAAGCTGCTCGGCGCGCCCGTGCTGTTCGTCGTGGACGCGCGCGGCCAGAGCCGCAGCCTCGCCGCGCTGCTGCACGGCTTCCGGGGCTACGACCCCGGAGTGCGCCTGGGCGGCGTGGTCCTCAACCAGGTCGGGTCGCCCCGGCACGAGCAGGTGCTGCGGAGCGCCTGCGCGGACGTGGGCCTGGACGTGCTGGGCGTGCTGCCCAGGGACGACCGGTTCGCGCTGCCCTCGCGCCACCTCGGCCTGGTCACCGCCGCCGAGCACGGCCACGAGGCGGTCGCGGCGGTGGAGGCGGTGGCCGACGCGGTCGGCGCGCACGTGGACCTCGCGGCGGTCCGCGCGCTGGCGGCCACCGCCAACCCGGTCGCCGCGCGGGCCTGGGACCCGGAAGCCGAGATCGCGGCTGCGATCGAAAACCCAGGCGCCGCAACGGTTCCCGGCGCGCGACGACCGGTGATCGCGGTCGCCGGCGGCCCGGCGTTCACCTTCGGCTACGCCGAGCACCCCGAGCTGCTGCGCGCGGCGGGCGCCGAGGTCGTCGTCTTCGACCCGCTGCGCGACGAGACCCTGCCCGCGAGCACCTCGGGGCTGCTGCTGCCCGGCGGGTTCCCCGAGCAGCACGTGGCCGAGCTGTCCGCCAACGAGCCGCTGCGCGCCGCCATCACCGCGCTGGCCCGCGCGGGCGCGCCCGTGCACGCCGAGTGCGGCGGCCTGCTGTACCTGGCCAAGTCCCTCGACGGCGCCCCGATGTGCGGGGTGGTCGACTCCGAGGCCGCCATGACCCCGCGCCTGGTGCTGGGCTACCGGGACGCGGTCGCCCCGGTCGACTCGGTGCTGCTGCCGGTCGGCGCGCGCGTCACCGGCCACGAGTTCCACCGCACCGCGCTGAGCACCCCGCACGGCGCCGACCCGGCGTGGCGCTGGCGCGGGCACGACGGCCGCCCGGCCGCCGAGGGCTTCGTGCTCGGCAACGTCCACGCGTCCTACCTGCACACCCACCCGGCCTCGATCCCAGGGGCGGCGCACCGCTTCACCGCCGCCTGCGCGGCCTGGGGGCACCCACCGGCCTGA
- a CDS encoding bifunctional cobalt-precorrin-7 (C(5))-methyltransferase/cobalt-precorrin-6B (C(15))-methyltransferase, whose product MDVPALHRFLTDTGRTWSAVTVVDAAEHGLAHARNVCLARSSVLVANADPAALARGLAGWRRTLVVPGAPGPSTVDPAEVALRSWPEPLPVLCLAEQPLLPDTSRWALPDDEFSHRGDGLVATAEVRALVLAKLGPRSGALVWDVAAGPGAVAVECARLGAAVVAVERDPVQCVRIIANASAHHVDVRVVESDVELAPHDLPRPDAVFVGGGGPGAVRTCAALGARRVVVATTRLDAVLPSHDALRDGGYAVSGTQLSAARLEDDHLRAVDPVTVLWAERPA is encoded by the coding sequence GTGGACGTCCCGGCGCTGCACCGCTTCCTGACCGACACCGGCCGCACCTGGTCCGCCGTCACGGTGGTGGACGCCGCCGAGCACGGCCTCGCGCACGCCCGCAACGTGTGCCTGGCCCGCTCCTCGGTGCTGGTCGCGAACGCGGACCCGGCCGCGCTGGCGAGGGGCCTCGCGGGCTGGCGGCGCACCCTGGTGGTGCCCGGTGCGCCCGGACCGTCCACAGTGGACCCGGCCGAGGTCGCGCTCCGCTCCTGGCCGGAGCCGCTCCCGGTGCTGTGCCTCGCCGAGCAGCCGCTGCTCCCGGACACCTCGCGGTGGGCGCTGCCGGACGACGAGTTCTCGCACCGGGGCGACGGCCTGGTCGCCACCGCCGAGGTCCGCGCGCTCGTCCTCGCCAAGCTGGGCCCCAGGTCCGGGGCCCTGGTGTGGGACGTGGCGGCGGGTCCCGGCGCGGTCGCCGTGGAGTGCGCGCGCCTGGGCGCGGCCGTGGTCGCCGTGGAGCGCGACCCGGTGCAGTGCGTCCGGATCATCGCGAACGCCTCGGCGCACCACGTGGACGTGCGCGTGGTCGAGTCCGACGTGGAACTCGCCCCGCACGACCTGCCGCGCCCCGACGCGGTGTTCGTCGGCGGCGGGGGACCGGGCGCGGTGCGCACCTGCGCCGCCCTGGGCGCCCGCCGCGTGGTCGTGGCCACCACCCGCCTCGACGCCGTCCTGCCGTCCCACGACGCCCTCCGCGACGGCGGCTACGCGGTGTCCGGCACCCAGCTGTCCGCCGCGAGGCTGGAGGACGACCACCTGCGCGCGGTGGACCCGGTCACCGTGCTGTGGGCCGAACGCCCGGCCTGA